A genomic window from Lutra lutra chromosome 17, mLutLut1.2, whole genome shotgun sequence includes:
- the CEBPG gene encoding CCAAT/enhancer-binding protein gamma, translating into MSKIAQQNSSPGISVIHTQAHASGLQQVPQLVPAGPGGGGKAVPPSKQSKKSSPMDRNSDEYRQRRERNNMAVKKSRLKSKQKAQDTLQRVNQLKEENERLEAKIKLLTKELSVLKDLFLEHAHNLADNVQPTSTENTTASDNAGQ; encoded by the coding sequence atgaGCAAGATAGCCCAGCAGAACAGTTCTCCGGGAATAAGTGTTATTCATACTCAGGCTCATGCCAGCGGCTTACAGCAGGTTCCTCAGCTGGTGCCTGCTGGCCCGGGGGGAGGAGGCAAAGCCGTGCCTCCAAGCAAGCAAAGCAAAAAGAGTTCGCCCATGGATCGCAACAGCGATGAGTATCGTCAGCGCAGAGAGAGGAACAACATGGCTGTGAAAAAGAGCCGGTTGAAAAGCAAGCAGAAAGCCCAGGATACGCTGCAGAGAGTGAATCAGCTCAAGGAAGAGAACGAACGGTTGGAAGCAAAAATTAAATTGCTGACTAAGGAATTAAGCGTACTGAAAGATTTGTTTCTTGAGCACGCACACAACCTTGCAGATAACGTGCAACCCACTAGCACTGAAAATACAACAGCTTCCGATAATGCAGGCCAGTAG